The Gemmatimonadaceae bacterium DNA segment GCGAGGACTCCGTGCGCGACAAGTTCGAGCGCTACATGGCGACGGCGCCCAAGAGCGCCGATCGTCGGCGCAAGGCCTACACCGCCATCGCCGCGAAGATGGCACGGATCGCCTATGCCGTAGTCAAGACCGGTCAGCCGTACCGCGCGTACTTCGAACACGACGTCCCCAGTGAATCGACTCCGATCAACCGTGCCGTCGAGGCGCTTGCGACCTCGTAGACAATGCTCGAGCCTTCCACTGGGCCCTCATGCTGTGTTGAGACTGCTGAGCGCGTCGCGTCGCTACGCGACGATGCTGCGTACCGCACTATGGTGAGCAGGGGACTCGTGTTCCGTGGAAGTCCACCGGGGGTCGTGTGCCCGTCGCGCTTCACCTCTCCTGGCGTCCTTCTGGGCGCCCAAGGCATCACTGTGCCTACGCAACTCTTGACAGCGGATGTAGACCGTTGTCGAGCGTGAGCGTCCGCACGGGACGCGGCTGCGCCGCGATGAGCTGCTGCAGCCGGGCGTTGGTGTTCGCGGCGGTCCGCTGCGCGAGCAGGCCGATCGCCACGAAGCCGGACTTCCGCTCCACCATTGTGACCACGCAGGCACCGTGCTGCGTGTTGCCGAGGACCGTGTCGCCCTCCCAGTGCCCGAAGCGCGAGCGGTTCGTCGCACCCGCCGGTCGCGTGGAGATGTGCCGCTTGCCTGCGAGGCGGCCGCGACTGTCGTAGGTGCCATAGCGCTTCCGCAGGTTCTTCGTCACGATGCGCAGGTGCGTCCATAGCGTGCCCCCGGCCTTCTTGTCCTTCCAGATGTGGCGATAGATCGTCTGTGACTCGGGGTGTGGATCCCGAAGCGGGCGTGAAAGCCCACGATCTGCTCGGGGCTCCAGTCCTCCCGGAGCCAGTACTCGACGAAGGCCCATTCCGCATCGGAGAACTGCGTGCCCCGGCGTGACGCCCGGCGGCGCTCGTTCGTGTAGCTCTGCGCGACGAGCGGGTAGTAGCTCACCTGGTTCTGGCGCCAGACGTTGCGGCGGATCTCGCGCGAGATGGTGCTGCGGTGCCGCCCGAGACGCCGGGCGATGGCCGCCGGCGTCCAGCCCAGCTTGCGGAGCGCGT contains these protein-coding regions:
- a CDS encoding IS30 family transposase, whose translation is MTKNLRKRYGTYDSRGRLAGKRHISTRPAGATNRSRFGHWEGDTVLGNTQHGACVVTMVERKSGFVAIGLLAQRTAANTNARLQQLIAAQPRPVRTLTLDNGLHPLSRVA
- a CDS encoding IS30 family transposase, with protein sequence MTYTQITLEERYDIHALRKLGWTPAAIARRLGRHRSTISREIRRNVWRQNQVSYYPLVAQSYTNERRRASRRGTQFSDAEWAFVEYWLREDWSPEQIVGFHARFGIHTPSHRRSIATSGRTRRPGARYGRTCAS